In Lycium ferocissimum isolate CSIRO_LF1 chromosome 3, AGI_CSIRO_Lferr_CH_V1, whole genome shotgun sequence, the genomic window TTGAAAACCCCAGAGTTCCCAATATTTCCTGCTCTTCTTCACTAGTCATACCACCACAATAGACTGAACTCTTTGAGAAATTCGCCACAAGACCAGAAACTTTGGAAAAGCACTGAAACCTCTCAAATAGGAGTTGTACTAACCCAATATCTCCTCTACAGAACAATAATAAATCATCAGCAAATCCCAGGTGAATCAGATTCAACCTCTCACATTTCGGGTGAAAGTTGAAATCCGAATTTCTCCCCACTTGTTTCAACACTCTACTTAGGTATTCCATAACCATAACAAACAGAAAAGGAGACATGGGGTCCCCTTGCCTTAGACCTTTTTTTGCTTCAAATGGTAAGGATGGTTTCCCATTAATAATGATAGAGTAGGACACTGTTCTTATGCAAGTTATGATCCAGCCAATGAATTTGCTAGGGAAGTTTAATCCTACTAGAACTTGTTCTAGAAAGCTCCACTCTACTGAGTCGTATGTCTTTTGCATgtcaatctttaacatacatctAGGAGACAACCCTCTCCTACGATACCCCTTCACTAGTTCATGACTCAAGAGGATGTTATCAGTTATGACCCTCCCTGGGACAAACGCTGACTGGCTACAATCTATAAGGCAATCCATAACAGTTCCAGTCTTTTTGTGATCACTTTGGAAATCAACTTATACAACATCGCACAACATGATATGGGTCTGAATTCTTTAATAGAGGAGGGAGATTGTACCTTAGGGATCAATGTGACCGTGGTACAGTTGATAGCTTTATACATCCAGGTTGTCTGAAAGAACTGTATTACTGCTTCAGAGACATCAGCACCAATAACAGGCCAGGCTTTCTTGAAAAAACAAGCATTGAAGCCATCACATCCTAGAGCTTTCAGGTCTGCTATATCCTTCAAAGCAAGCACTATTTCATTTTGTGTAACTGGGGCAATAAGGGCCGCTTTTTTTTATCTCTATTCAAGATGGGACCATCAGCTATAATGCTAGGGTCAATAGTCGGCAGTTGATCAGAACATGTGCCCAACAGTTTCTTATAGAACCCAATTACCTCTGTCTCGATGCCACTCTCGGTGGACACAACATCCCCAAACTCATTTGTTAACCTTCTAATACAGTTCTGAGAAATTCTATTCTTTAGACATGTATGAAAGTAGGCAGAATTTGTGTCCCCCAATTTCAACCATTGCACTCTTGACTTTTGCCTAAGTATGCTTTCTTGAACCATCACCCATTTCTCCAAGGAGAGCTTAATTTCTCTTTCGGACTCATACAATGTTGGATTAGTATAACACTGTCGTAGTTGTCCTATATTGCACTTAGTTGTTCCCTGGATCTCTGAATTTTCTGCTCCACATTGGAGAATTCATGAGCATTTGgcctcttcataccatccttCATAATTTTGAATTTGTTCCAGACCATTACCATATGTCTACCTGACACTGGGGTTGACCATACTAGTTGTACTACATCCAAAAAATCCTTATGTGTTGCTAAATGGTTGAGGAACCTGAAAGGTTTTGCATTCCTCCTTTGATCGCTAGTAATAGCAACACTCATCATTGAGTGATCTGAGAAGTAAGGATCTGTAGCTTCAGCCACCAGGTGTGGCCATTGGTTCATTCAAGTAGGATTAACAAGAGCTCCATCTATCCTACTATGTCTATGGGAATTGGTCCATGTATAAGTTCTACCCACAGTCTGCATCACAGTGAGGTTAGTTTGTTCTAACAGGTTTTCAAAATCAGCTACCTCAAAGTCCTGTACTGGATTACCTCCAATTCTATCATCATGGTAAAGTACATCATTGAAATCCCCCATCACAAGCCAGGGATTCATGAAATTAGCCTCCAAACTCTGAATATTTTGCCACAAACTTTTCCTATCATCCACTGTGTGGAGTCCATACACTGCTGTAAACTCCACTTTGGTGCCACTACTACTCTCAGTAATGCATCAATGTATCATTTGATTTGAACAGCATATCACATTAACATCCACCCTAGACTGATCCCAAACTAACCAAATTCTGCCTCTCCCATCATTCTCATAGTTGCCCTGCCACTTCCAATTAGGGAATACTGTAGTTATTATGCTAGGTGCCTTATTCTTTACTACTCTATGCTCAGTAATGGTTAACACGACTACTTTCTCTTTATTGATAACCCTTTTCATCTCCTTTTGCTTATAAAGCTTATTGAATCCCCTAACGTTCCACGCTGCAACTTTTATTTGGACTGATAGTGACGATCAGGTGGTCTACCACCTCTACTTGTACTACCCTGGTTCACCCCCATCTTGTTAAAAGCTGCTTCAAAGTATTCTTTGAAAAGTAGTATCCCTCAGTGAAGTGAATTCATTAGCAGTGCTCACACCAACTGGTTCTCAGGAACTGAAATCACTTCCAGCTGGTTCTCAGGAGCTGAAATTATTTGGCTTTTACCTGCTGAATTCCCTTGCACCTGTATCCAACCCTCAGTGTTGTTCTTCTCTTGCACCTCAGGTTGTTTTTGACCAGCTGGCTGCTCAGTATCTCTCCCTtgccatttttgtgtcatcttcCTAGGTGCAGCCTTGGTTTGTCTAGGTGGTGCCTTCTTAGGTACAATAACTGGACATATGTGTCCAATTTGACAACAAGTAGGACAGTACTGGGGCCACCATTCATAATCCACCGACTGCTAAAACACTTTCCCATTCTCGTTCAGCACCTTAACTGATACTGGCAATGGAATGGTAATGTCCATTTCGATCAACACCCTTGCGTATGAAATCCTCTCCATCTTTGATGTGCAGTCATCTGCACACAAAAGGGTCCCTAATCCATTAGCAAGCCTACAATGGTATGGTCTTCAAGATCTCATCACCAAAACTGAAGTTAGGACTCCATGGCTTTACAATCACCGACTTACTATTGATCATGTGAGGTCCCGAcatcattatttgatctctatCTCCACTACAATGGAATTTTATCACAAAATACCCATCATTATGATAATAGATGGCCGGTTTCACCTCATAATTCCCTTGACTCAGTAGGAATCTGTTTACAGCACCAATTGTAGGAGACGCACCCACGACATAGAGAATCAAAGCATCCTTCCAATTAGCAGTTTGTTTCGCAACTTCTACCTTATCAAATTTAATGTGTTTGACACCATCCTTAATAACTGGAGGAATAAATTTCGGCGTTGTACCTTTTGATGCCATTGTAGACCCAGTGAAAAGATTCGCCCAATTTCTCTCTGCCACAGGTATTGCAATAGCAGGAGGTTTTGGTGTCGCATCAAGTTTTTCCAGTACAGTACCAGGGGCCTGCAATTGCGGTGCTACAGGGTTAGGGTTCCCGTTCCTTGTTGTCTTTGAACTTGTATTTTCCTTCGTTTCTGTCTGGTGACCCTGTTGTTTCGAAGAGTTTGGAGGGGTAATCATAACCCCCAATCGAGCCATCTCCG contains:
- the LOC132048723 gene encoding uncharacterized protein LOC132048723, producing MNQWPHLVAEATDPYFSDHSMMSVAITSDQRRNAKPFRFLNHLATHKDFLDVVQLVWSTPVSENSEIQGTTKCNIGQLRQCYTNPTLYESEREIKLSLEKWVMVQESILRQKSRVQWLKLGDTNSAYFHTCLKNRISQNCIRRLTNEFGDVVSTESGIETEDIADLKALGCDGFNACFFKKAWPVIGADVSEAVIQFFQTTWMYKAINCTTVTLIPKTGTVMDCLIDCSQSAFVPGRVITDNILLSHELVKGYRRRGLSPRCMLKIDMQKTYDSVEWSFLEQVLVGLNFPSKFIGWIITCIRTVSYSIIINGKPSLPFEAKKGLRQGDPMSPFLFVMVMEYLSRVLKQVGRNSDFNFHPKCERLNLIHLGFADDLLLFCRGDIGLVQLLFERFQCFSKVSGLVANFSKSSVYCGGMTSEEEQEILGTLGFSKGELPFRYLGVPLCTKRVSYIQCQPLLNKILNRIKSWTTKFLSYAGRAQLIKSVLFSIQVFWAQVFVLPKKVIKSIVATCRSFLWTGRTEISKKALLAWSKVCQPETAGGLNILDITAWNKAAISKLLWNLCQKKDKLWVRWIHCYYGTSRNLLEDIPKQASWIMQKLMKAGKYFLEAGYTLFDIPQMNCFHTKQFYLKIREEFPKVTWRRMVCNNMGLPKWVFILRIAAHGNLYTRDRLSSWGVTTTQVCPLCDLVPESDSHLFFACSATGQLWLKLLRWQGIHRNNWR